From the genome of Papaver somniferum cultivar HN1 chromosome 2, ASM357369v1, whole genome shotgun sequence, one region includes:
- the LOC113347379 gene encoding aspartate--tRNA ligase, chloroplastic/mitochondrial-like, whose product MSSSLVLLRALPAIVVRSKQLPSLALPFYRHFLSIPTRRRLSTLCVATSSSETLISDTKPVLSPSNDSLEWVNRTNLCGNLSVDDIGKRVRLCGWVALHRIHGGVTFINLRDHTGIVQVTTLPNEFPETHSIVNKLALEYVVAVEGIVRSRPGESVNNKMKTGILEVTAENVRILNSVKCKLPFLVTMGDDVKKEKAKDSSEEIRLRYRCLDLRRQQMTSNLLLRHKVLKVIRRYLEDEHSFVEIETPILSRSTPEGARDYLVPSRVQPGTFYALPQSPQLFKQMLMVSGFDKYYQIARCFRDEDLRADRQPEFTQLDMELAFMPLEDMLKLNEDLIRHVFKVVKDIQLPNPFPRLTYSEAMNRYGSDRPDTRFDLELKDVSSVFSQTSFKVFSDCLASGGIIKALCVPSGSKKYSNTALKKGDLYRQAMKSGSLGLPFLKVLDNGEIEGIAALASSLDPSSKEQLLKQVSASSGDLILFALGDHTSVNKTLDRLRVFIAHELELVDTSVHSILWVTDFPMFEWNSSEEIFEALHHPFTAPNPDDMEDLSSARALAYDMVYNGVEIGGGSLRIFKREVQEKVLEIVGITPEQAEEQFGYLLEALDMGAPPHGGIAFGLDRLVMLMAGASSIRDVIAFPKTTTAQCALTRTPSEVDPQQLKDLSYSCSK is encoded by the exons ATGTCTTCCTCTCTGGTTCTCCTTCGAGCTTTACCCGCCATTGTCGTCCGTTCCAAGCAACTCCCATCTTTAGCTTTACCTTTCTACCGTCACTTTCTCTCTATTCCCACCAGAAGAAGACTATCTACACTTTGTGTTGCTACTTCTtcatcagaaaccctaatttctgatacaAAACCTGTCCTAAGCCCTAGCAATGATTCACTAGAATGGGTTAATAGAACCAATCTATGTGGGAATTTGTCAGTTGATGATATTGGCAAACGAGTCCGTCTCTGTGGATGGGTTGCACTTCATAGGATTCACGGTGGTGTGACATTTATTAATCTTAGAGATCATACTGGAATTGTTCAAGTTACAACTCTTCCCAACGAGTTTCCTGAAACTCATTCTATTGTTAATAAGCTTGCACTTGAATATGTTGTTGCTGTGGAAGGTATTGTTAGATCTAGACCAGGTGAATCTGTTAATAACAAGATGAAGACGGGCATTTTAGAG GTAACGGCAGAGAATGTTAGAATATTGAATTCTGTGAAATGCAAATTACCTTTCTTGGTTACAATGGGGGATGatgtgaaaaaagaaaaagcaaaggATAGCTCAGAGGAGATTCGTTTAAG ATATCGATGCTTGGATTTGCGCCGGCAACAAATGACCTCCAACCTACTGTTGCGACATAAAGTGCTCAAGGTCATCCGACGTTACCTGGAGGATGAACATTCATTTGTGGAG ATCGAGACTCCAATACTCTCCAGATCCACTCCTGAAGGTGCCCGGGACTATCTCGTGCCTTCACGAGTTCAG CCAGGAACATTCTACGCTTTACCTCAAAGCCCACAGTTGTTCAAGCAAATGCTGATGGTCTCCGGATTTGACAAATATTATCAAATAGCCAG ATGTTTCCGAGATGAAGACTTAAGGGCCGATAGGCAACCAGAGTTCACACAACTAGATATGGAATTAGCTTTCATGCCGTTGGAAGATATGCTGAAACTTAATGAAGATTTGATAAGACAT GTTTTCAAAGTAGTGAAAGATATCCAACTGCCAAACCCTTTCCCAAGGCTTACATATTCAGAAGCAATGAATCGATACGGATCAGACAGGCCAGACACTCGTTTTGATCTTGAGTTGAAAGAT GTATCCAGTGTTTTCTCGCAAACCAGTTTCAAGGTCTTTTCAGATTGCTTAGCAAGTGGTGGAATTATTAAAGCATTATGTGTGCCATCAGGTTCAAAGAAGTACTCAAACACTGCTCTTAAGAAGGGTGACTTGTACCGTCAAGCAATGAAATCTGGATCTCTGGGTTTACCTTTCCTCAAGGTCTTGGACAATG GGGAGATTGAAGGAATTGCTGCTTTGGCGTCAAGTCTGGACCCCAGTAGTAAAGAGCAGTTGCTGAAACAAGTTTCTGCAAGTTCAGGTGATCTCATCTTGTTTGCGTTGGGTGACCACACATCGGTTAATAAAACTCTGGATCGCCTTCGAGTTTTCATAGCGCATGAGCTCGAATTAGTTGACACG TCGGTGCATTCAATATTATGGGTGACTGATTTTCCGATGTTCGAGTGGAATAGTTCGGAGGAGATTTTTGAG GCATTACATCATCCTTTCACCGCACCAAATCCGGATGACATGGAAGACCTTTCCTCGGCTCGTGCTCTGGCTTATGATATGGTTTATAATGGTGTTGAG ATTGGGGGAGGGAGTCTTAGGATTTTTAAGCGCGAGGTCCAAGAAAAGGTTCTGGAAATTGTTGGCATAACACCCGAGCAG GCAGAAGAACAGTTTGGATATCTTCTCGAGGCTTTGGATATGGGGGCTCCTCCACATG GGGGAATTGCTTTTGGGCTGGACAGATTGGTGATGCTGATGGCAGGTGCTAGTTCCATCAGAGATGTGATAGCTTTCCCGAAAACCACTACTGCACAATGTGCGTTGACTAGAACTCCCTCAGAGGTAGATCCACAACAATTGAAGGATCTCTCATATTCTTGTAGTAAATAG
- the LOC113350847 gene encoding uncharacterized protein LOC113350847, whose protein sequence is MIAWNLRGSGKKSANKELKLLCKNVNPDIIFLSETKMNKDMADRKLRNMGFPCTFNVPSVGRSGSLAFSWKKEVHLNIISSSMRGIYVTTADIIHSKTCHIHFIYGEPNSSLRQAFWEQQCQQTNVPLDEPDFFIGDFNALLGTEDKNGGLEVDDPDFENLRNFCSVFNLHDPGFSGPRFTWSNMQQGFNYGDICMPRPFHFMAMWIEDPTCRDIISNSWSVNVVGSPAYKLKAKILSTKKGLRDWNKSSFGNIQTNISTISKEFGDLQISNPTDTSNTSRLKARLEYLYNLEELYWKDKSREVWLLEGDRNSPYFHRVTLFRRKINAISWIKNSSNIILTDRDSIGNSFIDYFKGLYSSHPQQFQDEILADLPVKFLEEDNISLNMPLTPEEIKNAIFQMGGKKAPGPDGFTGQFYQKHWNIVGDVVVDMTQTCFRTSNIAKVFNHTIVALIPKVPLAELSAFISKRSISDNIFLANEVIHAVNHNDKVEGITAIKLDMSKAYDKLEWGFLEKVLTKMGLSNHWIKLINQCVSTVSYSVLLNGNPPGFFQPERGIMQGDPLSPYLYIICSEALSSYIDSLHKKGRAWDLSKNDKFSSKSAYLGLRGLRHSPSKNLWRCIWKVRVPYRIQVFLWREARNVLPSRTVIHTRMPMHSVDCPRCSDPQETIMHALVTCPFASKSKLSEDD, encoded by the exons ATGATTGCTTGGAATCTTCGTGGTTCTGGTAAAAAATCGGCTAATAAAGAGCTTAAATTACTTTGTAAGAATGTCAACCCTGACATTATCTTCCTCTCTGAGACTAAAATGAACAAAGACATGGCAGATAGAAAACTGAGAAATATGGGTTTCCCCTGCACCTTTAATGTTCCCAGTGTGGGTAGAAGTGGTAGTCTTGCTTTTTCTTGGAAGAAAGAAGTCCACCTCAATATCATTTCATCCAGTATGAGGGGAATCTATGTTACCACTGCTGACATTATCCATTCTAAGACCTGTCATATACACTTCATATATGGTGAACCAAACAGTAGTCTAAGACAAGCTTTTTGGGAACAACAATGTCAACAGACTAATGTTCCTTTAGAtgaaccagatttctttatagGAGATTTTAATGCCCTTTTAGGAACTGAGGATAAAAATGGTGGTCTAGAAGTTGATGACCCTGATTTTGAAAATCTTAGGAACTTTTGTTCTGTTTTCAATttgcatgatcctggtttttctGGACCTAGGTTTACATGGtccaatatgcaacaag GATTTAATTATGGGGATATCTGCATGCCTAGACCTTTCCATTTTATGGCCATGTGGATAGAGGATCCTACTTGCAGAGACATTATATCAAATTCTTGGTCTGTTAATGTGGTAGGTTCCCCTGCCTACAAACTTAAAGCTAAGATTTTGAGTACCAAGAAAGGTCTAAGAGATTGGAATAAGTCTtcctttggtaatattcaaactaatatatCTACCATTAGTAAAGAATTTGGTGATCTCCAAATTTCTAATCCAACTGATACTAGTAATACTTCTAGACTAAAAGCTAGGCTAGAATATCTGTATAATTTGGAGGAGTTATATTGGAAAGACAAATCTAGAGAAGTCTGGCTCTTGGAAGGTGACAGAAACTCACCATATTTCCACAGAGTAACTCtctttagaagaaaaataaatgcCATCAGCTGGATAAAAAACTCTTCAAATAttattctaactgatagagatagtattggaaATTCTTTCATAGATTATTTTAAAGGCCTTTATTCCTCTCACCCTCAGCAATTTCAAGATGAAATTCTTGCTGACCTCCCTGTTAAGTTCTTAGAAGAAGACAATATCTCTTTAAATATGCCTCTTACCCCAGAGGAAATTAAGAATGCTATCTTCCAAATGGGTGGGAAGAAGGCCCCTGGTCCTGATGGGTTCACTGGCCAATTTTACCAAAAACATTGGAATATTGTgggagatgttgttgttgatatgaCTCAAACCTGTTTTAGAACTAGTAACATTGCCAAGGTTTTTAATCATACCATTGTAGCTCTCATTCCCAAAGTCCCTCTTGCTGAATTG AGTGCTTTTATCTCCAAGAGGAGCATTTCTGACAATATTTTTCTAGCTAATGAGGTCATTCATGCAGTCAATCATAATGATAAAGTTGAGGGCATAACTgccattaaacttgatatgtctaaggccTATGATAAGCTAGAATGGGGTTTCTTGGAAAAAGTTTTAACTAAAATGGGTCTTTCTAACCACTGGATTAAACTGATAAACCAGTGTGTTTCTACTGTGTCCTACTCTGTCCTTCTTAATGGTAATCCTCCTGGTTTCTTTCAACCTGAGAGAGGGATAATGCAGGGAGACCCTCTTTCTCCCTATCTTTATATCATCTGTTCTGAGGCCCTCTCTTCCTACATTGATAGCCTCCATAAGAAAGGG AGGGCctgggatctttcaaagaatgacaaattttcttctaaatctgcctATTTGGGGCTCAGAGGCCTTAGGCATTCCCCTTCTAAAAACCTTTGGAGGTGTATTTGGAAAGTTAGAGTACCCTATAGAATACAGGTCTTTCTTTGGAGAGAAGCTAGAAATGTTTTGCCCTCTAGAACTGTCATTCAcactagaatgcctatgcataGTGTGGATTGTCCTAGATGTTCTGATCCTCAAGAAACTATCATGCATGCTTTGGTCACTTGCCCCTTTGCTAGTAAG TCTAAACTGTCTGAGGATGATTAA